One segment of Apus apus isolate bApuApu2 chromosome 1, bApuApu2.pri.cur, whole genome shotgun sequence DNA contains the following:
- the KCNJ4 gene encoding inward rectifier potassium channel 4: protein MIQRAMGSVRVNRYSVVSTEEDGHKVSALGSMNGHSRNGKGHAPRRKHRNRFVKKNGQCNVYFANLSNKSQRYMADIFTTCVDTRWRYMLMIFSAAFLASWLFFGFLFWCIAFFHGDLNAPAVGGGPSLLKPCIMHVNSFLGAFLFSVETQTTIGYGFRCVTEECPLAIMAVVVQSIVGCVIDSFMIGTIMAKMARPKKRAQTLLFSHHAVISVRDGKLCLMWRVGNLRRSHIVEAHVRAQLIKPYMTEEGEYLPLDQRDLNVGYDVGLDRIFLVSPIIIVHEIDEESPLYGIGKEELETENFEIVVILEGMVEATAMTTQARSSYLASEILWGHRFEPVVFEEKNHYKVDYSRFHKTYEVAGTPCCSARELQESKMTILPSPPPPSAFCYENELALVSQDEDEDDDEVGVVLEGNTKEEGGIIQMMDFGSHLDLERLQATLPLDTISYRRESAI from the exons ATGATACAGCGAGCCATGGGCAGCGTCCGAGTCAACCG gtACAGCGTTGTCTCCACGGAAGAGGATGGACACAAGGTCTCTGCGCTGGGCAGCATGAACGGGCACAGCCGAAACGGGAAGGGCCACGCCCCTCGGAGGAAGCACCGCAACCGCTTCGTGAAGAAGAACGGCCAGTGCAACGTCTACTTTGCCAACCTGAGCAACAAGTCTCAGCGCTACATGGCCGACATCTTCACCACCTGTGTGGACACACGCTGGAGGTACATGCTCATGAtcttctctgctgccttcctggccTCCTGGCTCTTCTTTGGCTTCCTTTTCTGGTGCATCGCTTTCTTCCATGGTGACCTCAATGCTCCGGCAGTGGGAGGTGGTCCTTCTCTCCTCAAGCCCTGCATCATGCACGTGAACAGCTTCCTAGGGGCTTTTCTCTTCTCAGTGGAGACACAGACAACCATTGGGTATGGCTTCCGCTGTGTGACTGAGGAGTGCCCGCTGGCTATCATGGCAGTTGTGGTCCAGTCCATCGTGGGCTGTGTTATTGACTCCTTCATGATTGGCACCATCATGGCCAAGATGGCGAGGCCCAAGAAGCGGGCCCAGACCCTCCTCTTCAGTCACCATGCGGTCATCTCTGTGCGGGATGGCAAACTGTGCCTCATGTGGCGGGTAGGCAACCTGAGGAGGAGCCACATTGTGGAGGCCCACGTCCGAGCCCAGCTCATCAAGCCCTACATGACAGAGGAAGGTGAATACCTCCCCCTGGACCAGCGGGACCTAAATGTGGGCTATGATGTGGGCCTCGACCGTATATTTTTGGTCTCACCCATTATTATTGTTCATGAGATTGACGAGGAGAGCCCACTCTATGGGATTggcaaggaggagctggagacagAGAACTTTGAGATTGTTGTTATCCTGGAGGGGATGGTGGAAGCCACAGCCATGACCACCCAGGCACGAAGCTCTTACCTTGCTAGTGAAATCCTTTGGGGTCACCGTTTTGAACCAGTTGTGTTTGAGGAGAAGAACCATTATAAAGTAGATTATTCACGCTTTCACAAGACCTATGAGGTAGCTGGCACACCTTGCTGCTCAGCCCGGGAACTGCAAGAAAGCAAGATGACTATCCTACCTTCTCCCCCACCTCCTAGTGCCTTCTGCTATGAGAACGAGCTGGCTCTTGTCAGTCAAGATGAAGATGAAGATGACGATGAAGTGGGTGTGGTGTTAGAGGGCAACACTAAAGAAGAGGGAGGCATCATCCAGATGATGGATTTTGGAAGCCACCTGGATCTGGAGAGGCTCCAGGCAACTCTACCCCTAGACACAATCTCATATCGTAGGGAGTCAGCCATCTag
- the KDELR3 gene encoding ER lumen protein-retaining receptor 3: MNVFRILGDVSHLLAIIILLLKIQKSKSCAGISGKSQILFALVFTTRYLDLFTTFISVYNTVMKVIFLICAYVTVYMIYVKFRKTFDSENDSFRLEFLLVPVTGLSFLENHSFTPLEILWTFSIYLESVAILPQLFMISKTGEAETITTHYLFFLGLYRALYIANWVWRYYTENFYDQIAVVSGVVQTIFYCDFFYLYVTKVLKGKKLSLPMPV, from the exons ATGAACGTCTTCCGCATCCTGGGGGACGTCTCCCACTTGCTGGCCATCATCATCCTCCTGCTGAAGATCCAGAAATCCAAGTCTTGTGCTG GCATCTCTGGGAAGAGTCAGATTCTTTTTGCCCTCGTCTTCACAACCCGCTATCTGGACCTGTTCACCACCTTCATCTCTGTCTATAACACGGTGATGAAG GTCATTTTTTTGATATGTGCCTACGTCACTGTGTACATGATCTATGTGAAATTCCGGAAAACATTCGACAGCGAGAATGACTCCTTTCGCCTCGAGTTCCTGCTGGTCCCTGTCACAGGCCTGTCATTCCTGGAAAACCACAGCTTCACACCCTTGGAG ATACTCTGGACCTTCTCCATCTACCTGGAGTCCGTGGCTATCCTTCCTCAGCTCTTCATGATCAGCAAGACGGGAGAAGCAGAGACCATCACCACACACTACCTGTTCTTCCTGGGCCTCTACCGCGCTCTCTACATTGCCAACTGGGTCTGGCGCTACTACACGGAGAACTTCTACGACCAGATTGCTGTAGTTTCCGGAGTGGTACAAACCATCTTCTACTGTGACTTCTTCTACCTCTATGTTACCAAAG